The proteins below are encoded in one region of Micromonospora pisi:
- a CDS encoding helix-turn-helix domain-containing protein, whose translation MGPMSSPIEFLELLAREAAAVEFEGPLLAARAAGLPAERLAELEQAKVVALRVRALLERRRQREVELSGLYDTASDLAGLRDLDAVLRAIVHRARHLLGTDVAYMTLNDEEHGDTYMRVTDGSVSARFQRLRLPMGAGLGGLVAQTDTPYATANYPEDARFHHTGEIDAGVGEEGLVAILGVPLRLGPSVIGVLYAANRSARPFAREEVALLVSLAAHAAVAIDTARLLLETRAALAELSSANATIQAHSASVERAAAAHDRMTALVLRGGGVEDVAAAVTDVLGGALLALDAEGRLLARVGSIGEPDRAALVEAVVASRAEGRSVRRGPLWYAAVVAGTENLGALVLHPDDELVNADQRILERAALVTALLLLFRRTVAEAEGRVRGELLDDLIARPVRDAEALRSRARRLGVELDAPHVLVAVGDDVIATTGSARQRVVSWATTYASTRGGLAAARDGRVVLMLPGQDAGAAARAVVRDLSRVTGRPVTAGSSGPSTGPASLGTAFREADRCLTALWALGRAGEGASTAELGFVGLLLGSVTEDGDRDVARFLADTVGPVVDYDARRGTALVKTLEAYFGVGGSLARAAEQLHVHVNTVTQRLERVGQLLGPDWQKPERALEVQLALRLHRLRTPA comes from the coding sequence ATGGGTCCCATGTCGTCGCCGATCGAATTCCTGGAGCTGCTGGCCCGCGAGGCCGCCGCGGTGGAGTTCGAGGGGCCACTGCTCGCTGCCCGCGCCGCCGGCCTACCGGCCGAGCGGCTGGCCGAACTGGAACAGGCCAAGGTGGTCGCGCTGCGGGTGCGGGCGCTGCTGGAACGGCGGCGCCAACGCGAGGTCGAACTCTCCGGCCTGTACGACACCGCCAGCGACCTGGCCGGGCTGCGCGACCTGGACGCGGTGCTCCGGGCGATCGTGCACCGGGCCCGGCACCTGCTCGGCACCGACGTGGCGTACATGACGCTCAACGACGAGGAGCACGGCGACACGTACATGCGGGTCACCGACGGTTCCGTCTCGGCCCGCTTCCAGCGGCTGCGGCTGCCGATGGGGGCCGGACTGGGCGGCCTGGTCGCGCAGACCGACACCCCGTACGCGACCGCGAACTACCCCGAGGACGCCCGCTTCCACCACACCGGCGAGATCGACGCCGGAGTCGGCGAGGAGGGCCTGGTCGCGATCCTGGGAGTTCCGCTGCGGCTCGGGCCGAGCGTGATCGGGGTGCTCTACGCGGCGAACCGTTCCGCCAGACCGTTCGCGCGGGAGGAGGTCGCGCTGCTGGTCTCCCTGGCCGCGCACGCGGCGGTGGCGATCGACACCGCCCGGCTGCTGCTGGAGACCCGGGCCGCGCTCGCCGAGCTCTCCTCGGCGAACGCCACCATCCAGGCACACAGCGCGTCGGTCGAGCGGGCCGCCGCCGCGCACGACCGGATGACCGCGCTGGTGTTGCGCGGCGGTGGGGTCGAGGACGTCGCGGCGGCGGTGACCGACGTGCTCGGCGGGGCACTGCTGGCGCTGGACGCCGAGGGTCGGCTACTGGCCCGGGTGGGCAGCATCGGCGAGCCGGACCGGGCGGCGCTGGTCGAGGCCGTGGTCGCCTCCCGGGCCGAGGGACGCAGTGTCCGCCGGGGCCCCCTCTGGTACGCCGCCGTGGTCGCCGGTACGGAGAACCTCGGCGCCCTGGTGCTGCATCCCGACGACGAACTGGTCAACGCCGACCAGCGGATCCTGGAGCGGGCGGCACTGGTCACCGCGTTGCTGCTGCTGTTCCGCCGGACCGTCGCCGAGGCCGAGGGACGGGTCCGGGGCGAACTGCTCGATGACCTGATCGCCCGCCCGGTACGGGACGCGGAGGCGCTGCGCAGCCGGGCCCGGCGGCTCGGGGTGGAGCTGGACGCGCCGCACGTCCTGGTGGCGGTCGGCGACGACGTGATCGCCACGACCGGTTCGGCCCGGCAGCGGGTCGTCTCCTGGGCGACCACGTACGCCTCCACCCGGGGCGGTCTGGCCGCTGCCCGGGACGGGCGGGTGGTGCTCATGCTGCCCGGCCAGGATGCCGGGGCGGCGGCACGGGCGGTGGTCCGGGACCTGTCCCGGGTGACCGGTCGCCCGGTGACCGCCGGGTCGAGCGGCCCGTCCACCGGGCCGGCCTCGCTCGGTACCGCGTTCCGCGAGGCGGACCGCTGCCTGACGGCGCTCTGGGCGCTCGGCCGGGCCGGTGAGGGGGCGAGCACGGCCGAGCTCGGTTTTGTCGGACTCCTGCTTGGTTCGGTCACCGAGGACGGTGACCGGGACGTGGCCCGGTTCCTCGCCGACACGGTGGGACCGGTGGTCGACTACGACGCCCGACGCGGCACCGCCCTGGTGAAGACGCTGGAGGCGTACTTCGGGGTGGGGGGCAGTCTGGCCCGCGCGGCCGAGCAGCTGCACGTACACGTGAACAC
- a CDS encoding adenine phosphoribosyltransferase, which produces MTETQTGVRGDSGPATAELVASRVLDVPDFPQPGVVFKDLMPLFGDGEVFRQVIDGIIAYHGRDSFDVVAGIEARGFVLAAAIAYATGVGVVPVRKAGKLPRAAYAASYALEYGEATLEVHQDAFTAGHRVLVVDDVLATGGTAEATLGLVEQAGGTVAGFSVLLELAFLGGRDRLAPRPVHALLTV; this is translated from the coding sequence GTGACGGAGACCCAGACCGGGGTACGGGGCGACAGCGGCCCGGCCACCGCGGAGCTCGTGGCCAGTCGGGTGCTGGACGTACCGGACTTTCCCCAGCCCGGGGTGGTGTTCAAGGACCTGATGCCGCTTTTCGGCGACGGTGAGGTCTTTCGGCAGGTGATCGACGGGATCATCGCGTACCACGGGCGGGACTCGTTCGACGTGGTGGCCGGGATCGAGGCCCGTGGCTTCGTGCTCGCCGCCGCGATCGCGTACGCGACCGGGGTCGGTGTGGTGCCCGTACGCAAGGCCGGCAAGCTGCCCCGCGCGGCGTACGCCGCCTCCTACGCCCTGGAGTACGGCGAGGCCACCCTGGAGGTGCACCAGGACGCCTTCACCGCTGGTCACCGGGTACTGGTGGTGGACGACGTGCTCGCCACCGGGGGTACGGCGGAGGCGACGTTGGGGCTGGTGGAGCAGGCGGGCGGCACGGTCGCGGGCTTCTCCGTACTGCTCGAACTCGCTTTCCTCGGGGGCCGTGATCGGTTGGCTCCCCGTCCCGTCCATGCCCTTCTGACTGTTTAG
- the secD gene encoding protein translocase subunit SecD: protein MAPPQGQMHPGRQLAVLGGIFVVLYLLVFFAGGASGSFRDRLEPKLGLDLVGGTRMTLEATSLNNQPPTQENLERARQIIENRVNAQGVSEAEVVTEGNRNIVISLPGQSRDLTEVGNAAELRFRKVLKTADGGAPSAVAPTPPAAGATPDPSGTPNPSASAGAPSGTPSAGAPSGTPSAGGQGGMAPAPTPSAAATSAPPATPTPSASTSSAPVSQSVEQQRAAVQQKVGPEAWAAASALQAPADLTTDPTLLDKLKPFGELTGREVAALPAAMQFNVPTITCELLEQRPPASISAKDQQVVACEGPVKYLLDVAKVQGTDVSDASAVLDQNSQWVVSLNFTGPGQKNWTNLTREAFNNDGGACDQSAVGPDGKCRVAVVLDNTVVSSPEIQAVLTGDSQITGNFTSKDANTLAGQLRFGALPVTFEPQEQESVSATLGSSHLKAGLLAAGVGLLLVAIYSFFYYRLLGTVIILSLGLSALLVFGALIVLGRQIGFTLTLAGIAGFIVSLGVAADSFVIYFERLKDEIREGRSPRSAVPRAWARARRTIISANAISILAAVVLYVVSVGTVKGFAFALGLATILDLVVVFLFRHPIMTMFANTRAFLSPRVSGLGRVLQHKNEAAPTDPRNPRAKEA from the coding sequence GTGGCACCACCTCAGGGACAGATGCACCCCGGGCGGCAACTCGCCGTACTCGGGGGCATCTTTGTCGTCCTCTACCTCTTAGTCTTCTTCGCCGGCGGTGCTAGCGGGAGCTTCCGCGACCGGTTGGAGCCGAAGCTCGGTCTCGACCTGGTCGGCGGCACCCGGATGACGCTTGAGGCCACCAGCCTGAACAACCAGCCTCCGACACAGGAGAACCTGGAGCGCGCCCGGCAGATCATCGAGAACCGGGTGAACGCCCAGGGCGTCTCCGAGGCCGAGGTGGTGACCGAGGGCAACCGCAACATCGTCATCTCGCTCCCCGGTCAGAGTCGGGACCTGACCGAGGTCGGCAACGCGGCCGAGCTGCGCTTCCGCAAGGTGCTCAAGACCGCGGACGGTGGGGCGCCGAGCGCGGTCGCGCCGACCCCGCCGGCGGCCGGCGCCACGCCGGACCCGTCCGGCACGCCGAACCCGAGCGCGTCGGCCGGTGCGCCGAGCGGTACGCCGTCCGCCGGTGCGCCGAGCGGTACGCCGTCCGCCGGTGGCCAGGGCGGGATGGCCCCGGCGCCGACGCCGAGCGCAGCCGCCACCAGCGCGCCGCCGGCCACGCCGACCCCGAGCGCCTCGACCTCGTCGGCCCCGGTGTCGCAGAGCGTCGAGCAGCAACGTGCCGCGGTCCAGCAGAAGGTGGGCCCGGAGGCATGGGCGGCGGCGAGCGCGCTGCAGGCGCCGGCCGACCTGACCACCGACCCGACCCTGCTCGACAAGCTCAAGCCGTTCGGTGAGCTGACCGGTCGGGAGGTCGCCGCACTGCCGGCGGCAATGCAGTTCAACGTACCGACGATCACCTGCGAGTTGCTGGAGCAGCGCCCGCCGGCCTCGATCAGCGCCAAGGACCAGCAGGTCGTGGCCTGTGAGGGCCCGGTGAAGTACCTGCTCGACGTGGCCAAGGTGCAGGGCACCGACGTCAGTGACGCCAGCGCCGTGCTGGACCAGAACAGCCAGTGGGTGGTGAGCCTCAACTTCACCGGCCCCGGGCAGAAGAACTGGACCAACCTGACCCGCGAGGCGTTCAACAACGACGGCGGTGCCTGCGACCAGAGCGCGGTCGGCCCCGACGGCAAGTGCCGGGTCGCCGTGGTGCTCGACAACACGGTCGTCTCCTCGCCGGAGATCCAGGCCGTGCTCACCGGTGACTCGCAGATCACCGGTAACTTCACCAGCAAGGACGCCAACACCCTCGCCGGTCAGCTCCGCTTCGGTGCGCTGCCGGTGACGTTCGAGCCGCAGGAACAGGAGAGCGTCTCCGCGACGCTCGGCTCCAGCCACCTGAAGGCCGGTCTGCTGGCCGCCGGTGTGGGCCTGCTGCTGGTCGCCATCTACTCGTTCTTCTACTACCGCCTGCTCGGCACGGTCATCATCCTCAGCCTGGGGCTTTCCGCGCTGCTGGTTTTCGGCGCGCTGATCGTGCTCGGCCGGCAGATCGGCTTCACGCTGACCCTCGCCGGCATCGCCGGATTCATCGTCTCCCTGGGTGTCGCCGCCGACTCGTTCGTGATCTATTTCGAGCGACTCAAGGACGAGATCCGCGAGGGGCGCAGCCCGCGTAGCGCGGTGCCGCGCGCCTGGGCCCGGGCCCGGCGGACGATCATCTCGGCCAACGCCATCTCCATCCTGGCCGCGGTCGTGCTCTACGTGGTCTCGGTCGGCACGGTGAAGGGCTTCGCCTTCGCGCTCGGTCTGGCCACCATCCTCGACCTGGTCGTCGTCTTCCTCTTCCGGCACCCGATCATGACGATGTTCGCCAACACCAGGGCGTTCCTGTCGCCCCGGGTCAGTGGGCTCGGTCGGGTGCTGCAGCACAAGAACGAGGCCGCGCCGACCGACCCGCGCAACCCGCGGGCCAAGGAGGCCTAG
- a CDS encoding 3-hydroxybutyrate dehydrogenase, whose amino-acid sequence MTAESVADPHVVQLDLSGRTALVTGGGSGIGRACAVRLAAAGAVVTVVDRNAEAAQAVATEIGGNALAVDLADSAATSAIDARVDIVVNNAGLQHVAPVEEFPVERFAYLHRVMVEAPFLLIQRALPRMYERGWGRVINISSVHGLRASPYKSAYVSAKHALEGLSKVVALEGAAHGVTANCINPAYVRTALVEGQIAAQAATHGIAEEEVVEKIMLARAAIKRLIEPEEVAELMAYLCSPAASFITGTAIAVDGGWTAN is encoded by the coding sequence ATGACGGCAGAAAGCGTGGCTGATCCCCACGTCGTACAGCTCGACCTGTCGGGGCGCACCGCGCTGGTCACCGGTGGTGGCAGCGGCATCGGCCGGGCCTGCGCGGTCCGGCTCGCGGCGGCCGGCGCGGTGGTGACCGTGGTCGACCGGAACGCCGAGGCGGCCCAGGCGGTGGCGACGGAGATCGGCGGGAACGCGCTCGCGGTCGACCTGGCCGATTCGGCGGCGACCTCGGCGATCGACGCCCGGGTGGACATCGTCGTCAACAACGCCGGCCTGCAGCACGTCGCGCCGGTCGAGGAGTTTCCGGTCGAGCGCTTCGCGTACCTGCACCGGGTGATGGTCGAGGCGCCGTTCCTGTTGATCCAGCGCGCGCTGCCCCGGATGTACGAGCGGGGCTGGGGCCGCGTGATCAACATCTCCTCGGTGCACGGGCTGCGGGCCTCGCCGTACAAGTCGGCCTACGTCTCGGCGAAACACGCCCTGGAGGGACTCTCCAAGGTGGTGGCGCTGGAGGGCGCCGCGCACGGGGTGACCGCCAACTGCATCAACCCGGCGTACGTCCGTACCGCGCTGGTCGAGGGGCAGATCGCGGCCCAGGCCGCCACCCACGGCATCGCCGAGGAGGAAGTGGTCGAGAAGATCATGCTGGCTCGCGCCGCGATCAAACGGCTGATCGAGCCGGAGGAGGTGGCCGAGCTGATGGCATACCTCTGCTCGCCGGCCGCGTCGTTCATCACCGGCACCGCGATCGCGGTCGACGGGGGCTGGACGGCAAACTGA
- the ruvB gene encoding Holliday junction branch migration DNA helicase RuvB, with protein MTDSEDLVSAYADDAERDAEVSVRPKRLSDFIAQHRVRDQLDLLLQGAMRRGAPPDHILLSGPPGLGKTTLANIVAAELGTGIRVTSGPAIERSGDLAAILTSLAPGDVFFIDEIHRIAKPAEELLYSAMEDFRVDVVVGKGPGATAIPIEVEPFTLVGATTRSGLLTGPMRDRFGFVAHLDFYSPADLEILLHRSARILGVPITDEGAVEVARRSRGTPRIANRLLRRVRDFAEVRAEGVVTLETAQAALKVYDVDALGLDRLDRAVLSALIDSFRGGPVGLSTLAVAVGEQPDTVEEVCEPFLVRAGLLARTPRGRVATEAAWHHLGRTPPNGTFSSSSGPTPDLFTAES; from the coding sequence ATGACCGATTCCGAGGACCTGGTCTCGGCGTACGCCGACGACGCCGAGCGGGACGCCGAGGTCAGTGTCCGACCGAAGCGGCTCTCCGACTTCATCGCCCAGCACCGGGTACGTGACCAGCTCGACCTGCTGCTCCAGGGTGCGATGCGTCGGGGTGCGCCGCCGGACCACATCCTGCTCTCCGGTCCTCCGGGACTGGGCAAGACCACCCTGGCCAACATCGTCGCGGCGGAGCTCGGCACCGGGATCCGGGTCACCAGCGGGCCGGCGATCGAGCGTTCCGGTGATCTGGCCGCGATCCTGACCAGCCTCGCCCCTGGTGACGTCTTCTTCATCGACGAGATCCACCGGATCGCCAAGCCGGCCGAGGAACTGCTCTACAGCGCGATGGAGGACTTCCGGGTCGACGTGGTGGTCGGCAAGGGGCCCGGTGCGACCGCGATCCCGATCGAGGTCGAACCGTTCACGCTGGTTGGCGCGACCACCCGGTCGGGGCTGCTGACCGGTCCGATGCGGGACCGGTTCGGGTTCGTGGCGCACCTCGACTTCTACAGCCCGGCGGATCTGGAGATCCTGCTGCACCGCTCGGCGCGGATCCTCGGCGTACCGATCACCGACGAGGGGGCGGTGGAGGTGGCCCGCCGCTCGCGTGGCACGCCCCGGATCGCCAACCGGCTGCTGCGCCGGGTCCGGGACTTCGCCGAGGTCCGGGCCGAGGGTGTGGTCACCCTGGAGACGGCCCAGGCGGCACTGAAGGTGTACGACGTCGACGCGCTCGGGCTGGACCGGCTGGACCGGGCCGTGCTCAGCGCCTTGATCGACTCGTTCCGGGGTGGGCCGGTCGGCCTCTCCACGCTCGCGGTGGCGGTCGGGGAGCAGCCGGACACGGTCGAGGAGGTCTGCGAGCCGTTCCTGGTCCGGGCCGGGTTGCTGGCCCGTACGCCGCGGGGCCGGGTGGCGACCGAGGCGGCCTGGCATCATCTCGGCCGTACGCCCCCGAATGGTACCTTTAGTAGTAGTTCGGGCCCAACGCCCGATCTGTTCACTGCTGAGTCGTAA
- the yajC gene encoding preprotein translocase subunit YajC — translation MRYLAADGGGGAGSFTPILVMVLFFGVLYFIMIRPQQKRRREAEQMQSSIGPGDEVVTIGGLYGTVASVDDETVTLEVAPGVHTKYARPAIARVVNSAPKLESIPDEIEAKE, via the coding sequence GTGCGTTACCTAGCGGCAGACGGCGGCGGTGGAGCCGGTAGCTTCACGCCGATCCTCGTGATGGTCCTGTTCTTCGGTGTCCTGTACTTCATCATGATTCGGCCCCAGCAGAAGCGGCGCCGCGAGGCCGAGCAGATGCAGTCCTCGATTGGCCCTGGCGACGAGGTGGTCACCATTGGTGGGCTGTACGGCACCGTCGCCTCCGTCGACGACGAGACGGTGACCCTCGAGGTGGCCCCCGGCGTGCACACCAAGTACGCCCGCCCGGCCATCGCTCGTGTGGTCAATTCGGCGCCGAAGCTCGAGTCGATCCCGGATGAGATCGAAGCGAAAGAGTGA
- the ruvA gene encoding Holliday junction branch migration protein RuvA yields the protein MIASVRGVVAGLGPDTAVIEVGGVGLAVHCAPGTLAGLRLGSEARLATTLVVREDSLTLYGFAADDEKHLFELLQTASGVGPRLAQAVLAVHSPDAIRKAIANADLAALTRVPGIGKKGAERLVLELRDKIGPVAIGPDGAGGVVGGAWPEQIRQALVGLGWTVAQADQAVATVAETVDGPTPPVPVLLKQAIRLLGKTR from the coding sequence ATGATCGCCAGTGTGCGGGGCGTGGTGGCCGGGCTGGGTCCGGACACCGCTGTGATCGAGGTGGGTGGGGTCGGGCTGGCGGTGCACTGCGCGCCGGGCACCCTGGCCGGACTGCGGCTCGGCAGCGAGGCCCGGCTGGCCACCACTCTGGTGGTCCGGGAGGATTCGCTGACCCTCTACGGGTTCGCCGCCGACGACGAGAAGCACCTCTTCGAGTTGCTCCAGACGGCCAGCGGGGTCGGCCCCCGGCTGGCCCAGGCGGTGCTGGCGGTGCACTCTCCGGACGCGATCCGCAAGGCGATCGCCAACGCCGACCTTGCCGCCCTGACCCGGGTGCCCGGGATCGGCAAGAAGGGCGCCGAGCGGTTGGTGCTGGAGCTGCGGGACAAGATCGGTCCGGTCGCCATCGGTCCGGACGGCGCGGGTGGCGTGGTCGGCGGGGCGTGGCCGGAGCAGATCCGGCAGGCGCTGGTCGGGCTCGGCTGGACGGTCGCCCAGGCCGACCAGGCGGTGGCCACCGTGGCGGAGACCGTCGACGGTCCGACGCCGCCGGTTCCGGTCCTGCTCAAGCAGGCGATCCGGCTGCTCGGTAAGACCCGATGA
- the secF gene encoding protein translocase subunit SecF — protein MSGRSGLATRLYQGEAGLNIIGRRRLWFGIAAGLVLIAILGISIPGFKLGIEFSGGNSFQVPASIGTITHAEEQVDAALGDLGGAEPAHVVSTQTVNGVGGSFYELRTTELNTEQSNEVQADLASRFGIAEDQISINQVSAAWGDQVTERALLGLVVFVVLVMIYLILRFEWRMAVAAVSSLFLNLVLTAGIYALVGFEVTPSTIVGFLTILGFALYDVVVVFDKVQENTRGITASSTQTYGEAANLAINQTLMRSINTGLVALLPVGGLLFIGAGLLGAGTLEDLGLVLFVGMGIAVYSSIFFATPVLTLLKDYEPRIQTHTKRVLGRRSTGATGRPARPVAQSGTEPSDETTDGQDVDEAAALSGAAPKVGARPAGKRSAGARGGRPGGGGGNRPSGAKRR, from the coding sequence ATGAGCGGCCGTAGCGGTCTGGCCACCCGGCTCTACCAGGGTGAGGCCGGTCTCAACATCATCGGACGCCGCCGGCTCTGGTTCGGCATCGCGGCCGGCCTGGTGCTGATCGCGATTCTGGGCATCTCGATTCCCGGGTTCAAGCTCGGTATCGAATTCTCCGGCGGCAACTCGTTCCAGGTGCCGGCCAGCATCGGCACGATCACCCACGCCGAGGAGCAGGTCGACGCGGCGCTGGGCGATCTCGGTGGCGCCGAGCCGGCGCACGTCGTCTCCACCCAGACGGTCAACGGCGTCGGCGGCTCGTTCTACGAGTTGCGCACCACGGAGCTGAACACCGAGCAGTCCAACGAGGTGCAGGCCGACCTGGCCAGCCGGTTCGGCATCGCCGAGGACCAGATCAGCATCAACCAGGTGAGCGCGGCCTGGGGCGACCAGGTCACCGAGCGGGCACTGCTCGGTCTGGTGGTCTTCGTCGTACTGGTCATGATCTACCTGATCCTGCGGTTCGAGTGGCGGATGGCGGTCGCCGCCGTCTCCTCGCTCTTCCTCAACCTGGTGCTGACCGCGGGCATCTACGCCCTGGTCGGCTTCGAGGTGACCCCGTCGACCATCGTCGGCTTCCTCACCATCCTCGGCTTCGCGCTCTACGACGTCGTCGTGGTCTTCGACAAGGTCCAGGAAAACACCCGGGGCATCACCGCGAGCAGCACCCAGACCTACGGCGAGGCGGCCAACCTCGCGATCAACCAGACCCTGATGCGGTCGATCAACACCGGTCTGGTGGCGCTGCTGCCGGTCGGTGGTCTGCTCTTCATCGGTGCCGGCCTGCTCGGCGCGGGCACCCTGGAGGACCTGGGCCTGGTGCTCTTCGTCGGTATGGGGATCGCGGTCTACTCCTCGATCTTCTTCGCGACCCCGGTGCTGACCCTGCTCAAGGACTACGAGCCGCGGATCCAGACCCACACCAAGCGGGTCCTGGGCCGGCGCTCCACCGGTGCCACCGGCCGGCCGGCCCGTCCGGTCGCCCAGAGCGGCACTGAGCCGTCCGACGAGACGACCGACGGCCAGGACGTCGACGAGGCCGCCGCGCTCTCCGGCGCCGCACCGAAGGTCGGCGCCCGCCCGGCGGGCAAGCGCTCCGCGGGGGCACGCGGTGGCCGCCCCGGTGGCGGCGGCGGAAACCGGCCAAGTGGGGCCAAGCGCCGCTGA
- the ruvC gene encoding crossover junction endodeoxyribonuclease RuvC, with product MRVLGVDPGLTRCGVGVVEGVPGRPCTLVAYTVVRTDPAADLSLRLLHLDRALTELVAEHRPESVAVERVFSQSNTRTVMGTAQASAIAVLAGARAGLPVQTYTPSEVKAAVTGSGRADKDQVTAMVTRLLRLAAPPKPADAADALALAICHVWRGGTRARLAAAADAAARRTAADAARGGGTR from the coding sequence GTGCGGGTGCTTGGCGTCGACCCGGGGCTGACCCGGTGCGGGGTCGGTGTGGTCGAGGGTGTGCCCGGCCGACCGTGCACCCTGGTCGCCTACACCGTGGTACGGACCGACCCGGCGGCTGATCTGTCGCTGCGGCTGCTGCACCTTGACCGGGCGTTGACCGAGCTGGTCGCCGAGCACCGGCCGGAGAGCGTGGCCGTCGAGCGCGTGTTCAGCCAGTCGAACACCCGGACCGTGATGGGCACCGCCCAGGCCAGCGCGATCGCCGTACTGGCCGGCGCGCGGGCCGGGCTGCCGGTGCAGACGTACACGCCGAGCGAGGTGAAGGCGGCGGTGACCGGTTCGGGCCGGGCCGACAAGGATCAGGTCACCGCGATGGTGACCCGCCTGCTGCGGCTGGCCGCGCCGCCGAAACCGGCGGACGCGGCGGACGCGCTGGCGTTGGCGATCTGTCATGTCTGGCGGGGCGGGACCCGCGCCCGGCTGGCCGCCGCGGCCGACGCCGCCGCGCGGCGCACAGCGGCGGACGCCGCCCGAGGTGGAGGAACACGATGA